The stretch of DNA TTTTATCCTTTTAATTTATTATATTATCATTACCCCTTTATATTACTGAATGTATGTTTTATAATTTATCACTTATAGCCATTATTACCTATTATTAACTTAATTATAAACTTAAACGATAATAATATTTATTTTAAGATTTATTACCATAAAACTTATTTTGTGAAACCATGAAAGTGCATGAGAGGCTTTTATTAAGCTTGGATTCAAATAGATTTATAGATGAATTTAAAAAAATTCTACTGGAACTTAATATACCGTTAAAGGAATTTTCCGAAATATCAGGTATTCCATATAGCACACTTTATAAAATAGTGCAAGGTAGGGATTTTAGGGTATCAACCCTCAAAAAAATTATAGATACTATAAAGGAATTTGAGAAAGGTAAGGATGAAATTGACAAAATAGCTGTTATTGCTGCTAGACCTTCATTAAATAAAATAAAAACCAAAATATATTCTGTGAATGGTAAAGATTATCTATTAAAAGAATATCCTGCAAATTCCTTGGAGGAATGTATTACTGCGTCGATACAGGCAGAAAGGGAAGGAGTTAAGGCTATAATTTGTGCCCCTATTGTAAGTTCAAGCATTGAAAAGGTAGTAAGAGTCCCCGTTGCAGTTGTAATACCCGAGAAG from Methanothermococcus okinawensis IH1 encodes:
- a CDS encoding helix-turn-helix domain-containing protein, with protein sequence MKVHERLLLSLDSNRFIDEFKKILLELNIPLKEFSEISGIPYSTLYKIVQGRDFRVSTLKKIIDTIKEFEKGKDEIDKIAVIAARPSLNKIKTKIYSVNGKDYLLKEYPANSLEECITASIQAEREGVKAIICAPIVSSSIEKVVRVPVAVVIPEKDAFMNALEIVANKI